The Cydia pomonella isolate Wapato2018A chromosome 11, ilCydPomo1, whole genome shotgun sequence DNA window TTCTACAGGTAGGGTACCACCTGCGCGGTGCTGTGGTgggagcggcgcggcgcgcccgcccgccccgcgcgcgcgccgcaccccgccgccgtgcgcgcgctgccgccgccCGGAGACATCCTCAACTCCTTCTACAGGTAGGGTACCACCTGCGCGGTGCTGTGGTgggagcggcgcggcgcgcccgcccgccccgcgcgcgcgccgcaccccgccgccgtgcgcgcgctgccgccgccCGGAGACATCCTCAACTCCTTCTACAGGTAGGGTACCACCTGCGCGGTGCTGTGGTgggagcggcgcggcgcgcccgcccgccccgcgcgcgcgccgcaccccgccgccgtgcgcgcgctgccgccgccCGGAGACATCCTCAACTCCTTCTACAGGTAGGGTACCACCTGCGCGGTGCTGTGGTgggagcggcgcggcgcgcccgcccgccccgcgcgcgcgccgcaccccgccgccgtgcgcgcgctgccgccgccCGGAGACATCCTCAACTCCTTCTACAGGTAGGGTACCACCTGCGCGGTGCTGTGGTgggagcggcgcggcgcgcccgcccgccccgcgcgcgcgccgcaccccgccgccgtgcgcgcgctgccgccgccCGGAGACATCCTCAACTCCTTCTACAGGTAGGGTACCACCTGCGCGGTGCTGTGGTgggagcggcgcggcgcgcccgcccgccccgcgcgcgcgccgcaccccgccgccgtgcgcgcgctgccgccgccCGGAGACATCCTCAACTCCTTCTACAGGTAGGGTACCACCTGCGCGGTGCTGTGGTgggagcggcgcggcgcgcccgcccgccccgcgcgcgcgccgcaccccgccgccgtgcgcgcgctgccgccgccCGGAGACATCCTCAACTCCTTCTACAGGTAGGGTACCACCTGCGCGGTGCTGTGGTgggagcggcgcggcgcgcccgcccgccccgcgcgcgcgccgcaccccgccgccgtgcgcgcgctgccgccgccCGGAGACATCCTCAACTCCTTCTACAGGTAGGGTACCACCTGCGCGGTGCTGTGGTgggagcggcgcggcgcgcccgcccgccccgcgcgcgcgccgcaccccgccgccgtgcgcgcgctgccgccgccCGGAGACATCCTCAACTCCTTCTACAGGTAGGGTACCACCTGCGCGGTGCTGTGGTGGGAGCGGCGCGGCGCGTCCGCCcgccccgcgcgcgcgccgcaccccgccgccgtgcgcgcgctgccgccgccCGGAGACATCCTCAACTCCTTCTACAGGTAGGGTACCACCTGCGCGGTGCTGTGGTgggagcggcgcggcgcgcccgcccgccccgcgcgcgcgccgcaccccgccgccgtgcgcgcgctgccgccgccCGGAGACATCCTCAACTCCTTCTACAGGTAGGGTACCACCTGCGCGGTGCTGTGGTgggagcggcgcggcgcgcccgcccgccccgcgcgcgcgccgcaccccgccgccgtgcgcgcgctgccgccgccCGGAGACATCCTCAACTCCTTCTACAGGTAGGGTACCACCTGCGCGGTGCTGTGGTgggagcggcgcggcgcgcccgcccgccccgcgcgcgcgccgcaccccgccgccgtgcgcgcgctgccgccgccCGGAGACATCCTCAACTCCTTCTACAGGTAGGGTACCACCTGCGCGGTGCTGTGGTgggagcggcgcggcgcgcccgcccgccccgcgcgcgcgccgcaccccgccgccgtgcgcgcgctgccgccgccCGGAGACATCCTCAACTCCTTCTACAGGTAGGGTACCACCTGCGCGGTGCTGTGGTgggagcggcgcggcgcgcccgcccgccccgcgcgcgcgccgcaccccgccgccgtgcgcgcgctgccgccgccCGGAGACATCCTCAACTCCTTCTACAGGTAGGGTACCACCTGCGCGGTGCTGTGGTgggagcggcgcggcgcgcccgcccgccccgcgcgcgcgccgcaccccgccgccgtgcgcgcgctgccgccgccCGGAGACATCCTCAACTCCTTCTACAGGTAGGCTTCTGTGCTCTTAAACGCATACCTGCAGCGcatgaccttcatattcgagtCGCTCAAATGTGCGAGGGCGATAGAGAGCCCGATAACGATTTTGGATATTTTGATGTTGGCGGGAGGTCCTCAGGGTTGTCACGACGCTCTTAACTTGGTTCGTGAATCACGCGCGGGCGCCGCCGACAAATGTGAACCGCGAACCGATGATAACCGTATCGAGGGACAAAAACCGACAGAAATCGGGAAAAAAATGATACAGTGAAATATGTGCGGGATCAGATCCACGTCCACGGGTTTGATTATTAAAATGGAAGAAATctgatttcataattttaggaCTTCACCTAAAATGAGCGCTGCAACTTGCCGTGGCATTACGCCGAGTCACTTTTATACCCTCTTTTATTAACTAGTAGTTCGCCCTGAACAgagaactcgcggttcgccaaaaactattttactggctcaaatatcaaaaatacgtACAGCAACATATCGTCTTTGACTTTTGAAGCAGTAATGCAATACGCAGTATTGTCGCATTACAGcaggaaacgtcaaatttcatttaaatttctCGATAAATTGACATTGACTGCAAGCAGTATTGCATTGCCACAATACTgtaatacatggaaatcgtaccaaaaaagaggtgttgccttacatcaaatgaggtagttctgttttttatatatgttattttgagatttttatatatgaaatagtaatgacaaatccaagttttcgacctcgaaagcccttcggatcattatgtgtataatatacagtacagtgAGGGAACTTGTTATAACTCGCATCTCTTATATATCTTTGATGGACCACGCTTgtcctctgaatccacagcactTCTTTTGCACCCAGCGTatgtggtagcatttcttcgtcaacctgatcaggcagCTCGAAATCGTCATCTGATGGTGGATCATCAATAAATtgtttttcaatgtcggcacacaCCTCCGGTCTGgtatattctcgcaggattgaccattgctgtagttgcaaacagctgagcatttgagtcctgcttCCCTGCAGCCACAActgctggtacaaccttttttgcagttacagttagttAAAAATTTTGCAAACCCTTGAGAAGCCGTAGAAACTATTTGGCTCACTAAGACTATTAAGATTATTttgtcaattaattgcaaatttctACTTCTTGAAAGTGTGCATAGTAACTTTTGCCGTAACCCTGGTTCTcggtggatttttttttcaaaaactgaaaaagtcctaaaattgaatggattttcatgtactttacaatgatcccaagggctttcgaggtagaaaacttggatttattattaccatttcatcactaccaaaatgtataaaaaaaaacagaactaataaacttaaaaacatcgaaatctCGGGACGTGGCCCTAGCCAGCCGTTCTATGTTCTATGTTGAATGTAAGAATTTCGCTTCGCTTAGCTCGCTCATTCGATTAACTGGTGtcacgtaaataaatatgttgtattttattatttcttttaaatcatattagtttttttttcgagggaaagaaatataaaaataagtgccatttaaaaaaatctgtttgcGTTAAAATTTGATTTGTATTGAGGGTCcaagaaaagatttttttgcgAAACGATGACCACATTGAAAAAATTggacgccattttgaattttgtgcttaaaataaaactaaaattattattcgTTCCAGGCAACTTGTGGAGCTCGCCTTCCCAAACGATTCCCAAGGAGTAACCATCAAAGAACTGATATGTGTGCACCTAGGGCTGCTGCCCGCGACCACGGCAGTGCAGCAGGCGCGCCGGCTGGCGCACACCGTGCACGAACTGTTCACTGACAACCCTGCGACTGCTACAGACTTACTTTAAAGAAGGCCGGTAAAAACTAGACGTAAATGGCGCTCTTGACGTTTCTATGTACAGTAGAACCCCCCGTAACACGATCACATAACACGTCAAAAATCCTCAAAACAGCCTCGcgtaattaatggacgccccccccccccccaacttGTTTTCACAAAATGTATAACGGTAATCTTTCCCGCTGATGGAACTCTTTTGACGGGAtacatttgattttaaaatcttGTAATGCGGTCAAAGCCAATGTAGATGGCGCCGCGCTCTATAATCTCAATCTctctgtaatattattatttttattgtatctcTGGCCATAGTACAATTTTTGTATGGTATTCGACAATGCCATAGACAATCAAATTGGCAGTTGCCCCATTGTTAGATCAAAACCCATAAATGGGTATGTAGGCGTTGATTTGTTCATAAGGTTTGAACGGTATCAAAAAGAGATTAAGTTCAAAATAAGGTACAAAATATATTCTCCTTGCCCAATTAAGATACATTAGATAAATGGGCGCATTCATAGATTTCTAAATTTTTGGTCTCATTGCGTTGAAATCTGAGGGTCTTTTTAGTTGCCATTTTACTTGGGTAACCCAGCCTGTTAACGCTTGACTGAAGCTGAGACAAGTCATAGGGCTTTCACCAGCGAGTGCGAGTTCCCGAGCTTCAATAAGAAAAGTAGATTCACCGTGTCAAATGCGTCTTTTACCATCCTGAGGAGCCATTGTGATAATCAGGAATGTATAATTTCCATAATAAAACATTGAGGCTAAACGTGCCAAAGTTTATTACAGTACTGTCTCCAATTTTAAACTCTGTTTGGAATATTTTTTCCCGAATATATTTCTATAGTAACTGTACTTATGTTACTATAAGTATTGTGACTGCTTGTAGGTATTACATAGGTAAcctaatatattaattatggtattgaatgtatattttcatgtttctgTTGTGTAGTTTTTCttatgcaaatgttattttgatgACCGTAGTAAATAAGAATTTGTTAATTTATACAATTAAGTACCTGTATAGCGTATAGCGAGAGAAACACATTTATACAGAGTGATTTCGTTCTTTGACCATACTTTGAAGGGTGAATAAGTAGGTCATACCGAACAACTTACAGTAATCCAGGATTACTGGGCCAGTCCCGAAAACGCATAAAAATGGAACTTCTGTCTCATACATTTCAGTGAATAATATGCCAATGTTTTATATCGAACATCAAGATTATTTTTCCTCAATTTcgggttggccccatagtaaggTTGTTCAGTATAACCTAAATATCCCCCCTCAGAGTGTGGTTAGGTATAACTAAATCACCCTGTATGAGGTTTGGTCTTACGGTCGATATTAGCTTTGTGTAACATTCCTGTGCCATTCCTTGCcaatgtttttttagtttttatactttatttaaaactataattaaataaaccaaattcGTATTAATTTCTTGTTTCATTATAATTGAGCGAAGAGAAAATTAACAatagttgaaataaaacataagtttagagttttataaacaaataattacaaaaatatcttGTACATGTTTACCTATATGTCGAGAATTAAATACTAGTGGTATAATAGCTAATGGTAATCAAATTAAGTAAACAAACTTAAACTGAAATATGAATAATCTTGTATTCTTAATAGGTATATGAATAGCATTGTGATATATTGAAAATACGTTCTCAACACGTGGTATCAGTATGGTATAGGCTAAACTGACAGGTCCACAATCATAAAATAAGTTTCCCTTAGTAAATTGCTTTTTAAGATCACAAAGTCCccaatatatttaagtaaacatgtcaaagcggaccccaggctcccttgagccgtggcaatatgccgggacaacgctaggaaaaaaaattaataatagacGTAAGTTAAATAAGAATTTGCAAATCGTGGTGATGGATGagtgatgatattttgcaaaCTGGCCTGACTGAATATACTTCAAAGAAGAAAGTCTTATAATTACTTAGTGAGTATGAGTTTGCGAGCGCATTAAATGTTAAAGCAGATATATTTTAACGGCCATAACAGCAATAATTAAGATATGTAcacgaaatatataaaaacgatCATTAGATTCATTAAGTAACAACTTTCAACATCAATGTAACATACAAAATAATGGGATTTGTATTTACGAACAGAATTAACGAATCTTGAAACAATGGAACAAGTAATATTTCAAATAACTAAGAGAACTTAATGAAGATAGTTCATTTACACTGGTGTTTGGTGTCCCAACAACTGACATTAAGAGATAATTGATAATTTGAGTGTTATATTTCTACATTTTCTCACAGGTATCTTCAATTAACAGAACCTGCTGCAGAAAATGCTTAAGcatcaatgaaatttaaaaaatttggtGCCTTCTAAAGTATGGATGCAAAGCACAAAGaattttgtttgttaaataaatttttaacaagcagaaataTCTGCGAATGATgctaataaatttaaatgcctatggatgaggtcttggtagctcagatggcagagcgctggagtatcgatccagtgGCCGTGAGGTCCAGTCTCACCCAAGatagtaatttttccacttttaaatttattctaagcttaattttGTTTGTTGACCCATTATTTCCTAAATCTTTTTCACTCGCGATACGTGCATCATTATATTGCTGTCCGGTTGATGATGCCGGTGGGCAATGCCATTGCGAGCAGGACAGCAATGTAATTGTGGGCATGCAATAGAGATTGCATGAAATTTATTGTCTCTATGACTCTATGACCAACCAAACGCAGGGAAAGCTACCTACAGTCCATCGCAATGCACCAAGCAAGGGGTAAAGGAAAGAAACAGGGTTCCAACAGTTCTTCAGACCATGTGAGcagaatgtataaataaaaaatgtaacaaaCTGAATGTCAGTTTTTGGTCCACCTATGATAGTGTTTGATTAGAGTAGGGAAACTTAACACTATCGAATAAGTTAAGGCACTGGTCAGTACTCTGGGGAACTGTCACCTAAATGTTTCACATCATCATTGATGATGATCGTCTGCTTGTTGTTTACTCTGTTGTCATCCACATCAAAACTTATGAGGTCGTCAATGTGGTTGTTTGGTTTCTGAAAgcaaaatacattattaaactaaaattttaacaatTATTGATTTGGATTGATGGATAGAAccaaagaaaggaaaaaaatggtTGCTAGGCAATTATTATTTAGCAAGACTTAGCCTTTAAACTAATGGGGATTAAATTTCCTTATAATTTCCTACAAAATAACAAATGATTTaacctcctgagacccagacacagttattttgttgttgaatttggaactttttGTTGATAAATGAAAGTTCAGAATAAATagtggaatatgtacaaaaattaaataaaattcaaggTTAACAAaggcattttaaataaaaaatggacTTGGCTCTAGCAAGTAAATATTTGAATCATACTTACACTGGTCGATGGTTGTGTACTTGTCTTCACAGCAGCTGCGTAATTTAACTTGGGCTGTTTCACTGAACTTGATATTAGTAAAGGGCTGGTACTTCTTTCAGCCTCATTCCTAGATGGAGGTGGGTTGTCACGCTCAATAAGGTTGTTACTATGGAGCAGAATATTTGGGACACTCAAAATGTCCACTCGTGAAGGTGTAGCCAGTGCTTGCACACATGCTTCAGCCATCTCCACTTCTCTGTTCATGAACTTCTCCTCTAAACTTTTATTATAGCTCGCTTGCAGGTCTTCACATTGCTTGTCAGACAGAATAGCATTCATTTGTTTGATTTCAGCTTCTAGCTCTCTGATTGTGCTTTCATTCTTAGCTGCTATTCGAGCTTCCTTAAGAAGCCGGACATCGACTGCCTCCTGTATCCTCAGAATTGCTTCTGTTGTGTTATTACTCTGCACATTGCTGTCctttacaattttattgaaaatgctATGCGGTGACAACCTGTGGGGCTTCTTGTAGCCCGTCAACTTCTCCCCCAGATTTGCTGTCACATCCTCAATGTATTCATAAATGTCAAAGCAATTGATTTTACCAAATCTGTAGGTAAATGTGTGTGTAGATGCGGAAGATGAAGTTTTGCTCGATAATATGCAGGTAGCAAAGTTTTTTCTTCCATGGTGCTTTTCAAAATACTTTTGCAGTCCTTTGGATATTAGTCTATCTCTAAACGTAGGTTTTACCGAACTATTTTTTCGGTATTTGTACCAACCAACAATCTCATTTGCGGTATTTGAAAGTAAATTTGATAGTACATCCTCCTTTATTCTACCGGTTGGTAGGTAAAACAAGGACACCGAGGGTAAAGGCAGGACAGTTCTTATGACTATTTGAGTGTCCAACCGGGCGTTATCGCTTTGTGAGTCAGATATGTGATTAGTTATTTCAGAAGTCACGTCCCCAATCAGAAATCCCTCCTGCAAACAAAATATGcacaaggtaaaaaaaaattctaaatgaAACGTATAATTTGACTTTAGTATACTTTCAAAAAGCTGTAATTAAAGTTACCTGGCAATTTACTGAATTTACACATTCGTATAATAAAAAGGATAATGCAGTGCCGCTCAGTGACACTTTTTCAGTATATGCCATGTTGAGCAATAACTCATTAATTATATGGCAATTTAGCAGGTACACTTCTATGCAACTGATGTTGAAGAAAtgagttatttatgtatttgttgatttatttttctactttattaaaaatgacgCGAAAAGTGAAATATCACAAAATGTGACGTTTCTGGTTGACAATTAGACATTTcacttttttaaacattgcaCCACAGACTGTACAGCCCGAAAAATGTTAAGGTTGCTACAAACGTTACGACAAGAGACATTACCATGCAGTTTGAGATAATTACCGGCTAATGGCTTCTATAAATGTCACTgataatcgcatgcgatttgatcgattgaattcgttgctTCTACTTAACATTTTCGTTGACTGTCAGAGTTTGACAGAAGTTGGTCCGCCATACGTCCATTAAGGACGCAGCTATAAGTgagagcgagaaagagatatGCTGACCGGACTAAGGCCGCGGTCTGTTACGCCAGTCCGTTGTAGCTTTTATGTTATACGCAATCTGTGGTCGCACTCTGATGTGTCTTTGACAGTCGCCGACTCGCCGTTTTTCAGCCTGTCACTTTTGTCAGTTTTAATGCAGTACAGTAGAATATTACTGAAACTGAAGAGATTGCGTATGTACTTAAATTGTTATTCAAGTTAAATATAATACtagttttattgaaataatttagacagtgttgatttttatacatatgaAAAAAGGTTTTAAATAGGTAAGTCATCTTGCTTGTATTTGTCAGTGCGTCAGCTTCGAAAAgctaaaattagtatttatttttgaacGACATTGCATAAACTTACACAGATTACTATCTAGTAATATCTGGTTAAACTATATGTGTACAGAAGTAAGATAATAACAGGCAACGTATTATCTAGCTGATTATTTTGTaaacaaataagtacctaattctGGCGGCGCTCATATTCAtatgtctgtttttttaaaGGTACATAGCGCTAAACTGTATGTTTAGACTTACGAAAATTGTGGTTCTGCCAAAGAtatacctaaaaaaattttACTCGCATTATACTCTGAAGTATAAGTTTCCCCTTAACCGGCTTTCAACAATGGATGAATGTAAAACTAAGGAATGCTTGACCACTCCAGACAAGCACATGTCGAAAAAGTACTACCGACGTGCAGAACACAggtatgtttttataatttattacataatttacaaCTTTGAATTGCATAGTCAGCTGCAAACCAAATTGACCATAGAATTATTTCCGCATCTATACAGCACAATAGATTTTGAGTCTAACTTTTTCAATTAGTggttatgctacttggttttttatttatttatttatttaacctttattgcacaatacaaaaaagtacaaatggcggacttactgccttaaggcattctctaccagtcaaccattgggccaaacagaaacttacaattggtgcggaaaagaaaatcagtacagagagataatttttttcattgtagATGATCAACCAGTCACTCTGATACTCAAAGAAATAGGTTAGATGTCTATGAATCAAGTTATATTACTTACAAGTGTTTTTAAAACGCAAAGTCACTTgtattttttgctattttataCTTAAGAATTTTGTTGCCAAgcaaaatagtaataaaattagATAGCGGTATCATGTATCTGCTTGCCCAGATAATGTTTTATCATATTGACAATGAATATCATGAGAGAGAAGGTCAAGtaaatttttttgtacaatattcaACTTGGTGATAACCAACATACTAGATTTTGTAtttacacttaggagcaaaactatAAGTCACATAAaaagtaacttcaaaaatatgccCCATTAAAACAATGATGATTTTATAGTGGCAGAAATTCTTAATTATATATGgttccctatttggagtttccataggaggaaataaaaatatttaaaaaaatgtgttttttctacctttccattcgaaattacaaactctcttcggttgtgttttaatttatctccatttgttgcgaatttcctattttctgcacttgtatctaTAACTATTTCAGGGCCTTATTCTTGTGAAAAGTGAAAACAAACTGATATGACAAATGAACAATTGACATTAGAAAATTTAGGAAGAACCTCAGAATTATTATCATATGTGTGCACTTGAGTTGTACAtaccaaaacaattttttaaaaccCTTCCAATACATCAACCCAAACCTAACctattactattttatactctaagGCCAGcaacaccccaataataatatacctaacctaacctagttTTTGATCAGATTTGCCATAAGTTTAATGTCTAACCGAAACCAGATGTTTTGGCAAAACCAAACTTTCAGAACATGAATTTGATGCCGAAATCAAGACTTTGGTTGTACACTAATAATTTTATGAATGGTTTTTATTTAGTAACAAACGAAATTGTACTGAAAATATTCCACTTAGTTGATAAGATGACGCAGTACGTCAAATTGGCTATTCAAATACATGCCAAACAGATAAAGATCGAACAAACAAAGGTTAGGCTTGCGTAAGTAGGTAACTAATAATTATCATCAGTATATTACGGGCCctgcaaaattatatttggtCACCATCAATACATGCATCATACTACATGAGAACTTGGCGAATTCCTTACTTGCACTctacattttcatttcattgtaCAGTTCTACAGTTGTagatttttactatttttaatgaGAATCTTAAGTTTACCAGGGACAGTCAGCTAGCATCTTtgcatacaaatacatacatacaaatatgtatgcagGTGTGTTAATCTAATAGTTTttctgactgtacctagtaGATATTTTCTAATACTCCTATTTTGTTCcttattttacttaatattttggTGTTAATTTTGAGGCCTTAGTACAAGTCCTAGTCCTAGCCTCCTGAAGACCTACCCAGAAgtagttgttttgtttttgaatttggaacctaaGGGTTACACAATAAAAGTTCGAAATAGAttgtggaatatgtacaaaaaattgtATGCAGGGTCTTAGGATGCTTGAGCATGTAAGCTCAaaattatagatatttttttatttgacaactCACTTTGCTATTGAGCTGTTAAGGCAGGCCAGCatatttagaataaaaatatggtTGCTATCGTCTGTATTCGCAAAGATGGGgtctacaaataaaaattaaaaggtaTTTACCTTCGAACTCTGCCTAGCACACTACTAAGCTATACTTGGCTACATTATCTTCTTATTTATTCCTATACCTACACTTTTCTAGCAAGTGTTAGTCGTTGATTAAAATCTCTATAATGTCTAAGTAGATACCAAAGGCAGGTAAGAATAATGACTAATAAACATTCTGACCTGTTGCTAGCacgtaaatatcaaaaacacttgTCTTTCTACgctaattatacaaaatggttacGAGGTCAAAACAGCGGCAAAATGCTAATTATATTAACGTACCATTCAAAATCATGAATACTTGTATGCTaatctataataaaaataaatctgtgATGACGTTAAAAGGTCTGTACCTAATCACCGGGCCAGAGTTTATCATCCACGAGGGTCATTTTACTGCGCGGGAGTTCGATCGCCGGCAGTACTAACTTGAAATCTTAACGGCGCACACGTCCGATtcgatatttaaatttttaatttgatttaa harbors:
- the LOC133522899 gene encoding BRCA1-A complex subunit Abraxas 1-like gives rise to the protein MAYTEKVSLSGTALSFLLYECVNSVNCQEGFLIGDVTSEITNHISDSQSDNARLDTQIVIRTVLPLPSVSLFYLPTGRIKEDVLSNLLSNTANEIVGWYKYRKNSSVKPTFRDRLISKGLQKYFEKHHGRKNFATCILSSKTSSSASTHTFTYRFGKINCFDIYEYIEDVTANLGEKLTGYKKPHRLSPHSIFNKIVKDSNVQSNNTTEAILRIQEAVDVRLLKEARIAAKNESTIRELEAEIKQMNAILSDKQCEDLQASYNKSLEEKFMNREVEMAEACVQALATPSRVDILSVPNILLHSNNLIERDNPPPSRNEAERSTSPLLISSSVKQPKLNYAAAVKTSTQPSTSKPNNHIDDLISFDVDDNRVNNKQTIIINDDVKHLGDSSPEY